Proteins from a genomic interval of Crassostrea angulata isolate pt1a10 chromosome 7, ASM2561291v2, whole genome shotgun sequence:
- the LOC128192001 gene encoding collagen alpha-3(VI) chain-like: MAITHIFSLNVVLVILVQKTACITISEGNTYSRSCSSGYYLEITSARWYCNDIWYSNSLTVTSRVNSNCNYQTSCTLRAEDSWLGGDPCPSYSKYLNWADTCKSFWGSWGSWSACPGDCTTHNLVRYRTCVKPSGGCGSAPADYIPCKRLGCYSSSDISRSTPDNKVYYSLTTDCFVATGRTSVAFRARANNDVHIALASEDSSSSGTHYEIIIGGWGNTQSTIRFAIGGTACVYQSGSYLTQTYFDEFWFSWTGNYVRVGTGSSPGSGIFMSCYHSTPYTVNFIWIKTGYGSSGEWRFPNDVACSHVTNSYVSITTDDTSCNGRSYYACNTGYKQVAGNTQRTCGFGGILSGYPLVCSTSTCKIDIVFIVEASAYTSSIHSALMTTIGDLAGSLQISTSNILAGVITYDDTVELNIDLNDYYYSASTLDSSITSIPISNAASTVNLAEALRVGFYDFFTLSKGNRFTAFRHFVVIAKTYSSQTGATVADQIRMNLKNQLFTIGISPSASLITDLKAIAGDDSRHFEVSSTDGLYNQFNNILQKIAVCPDVTFETMTVECELDIVFIVERYNLRYTKRFLAELMDNITISSTGIKVGMVLFDSGASTVFRLNSYTSSESVRSAIESISETNQTDHLVDKGLIEARDNVFTAARGDRTDASNYYVIIVGPFESYPEAVAKDIRSSGSNYIFSIHIGNQYQTEYQKAVDTCGDYTKYTNVDSYENLINIKNDILQKITSCESVNITIPDCPLDIVFIMEDTDELSATDFNDMKSFFVSLVSRMIIGDTAIKIGVVTYADGATTAFPLNQYSTANGVIMGITNINQGSNAYNRSSRYVDRALKYIQMEFFTTGNGDRSNAANYYILLTGGPSAGNKAAAFGSAIRSIASSNLFIVGVNISSSDVPEFLDTVDDDKYLKAVNFSVLQCINDVVVPNITQCPDSVTPASLVSPSCQLDIVFIMEKTETSSHENYVFLKSFFSNIALQLDVSSSTIRIGVVTYDTDAYTTIALDAYMTPTDISYQILKLAEGTGKRNMIDTALVHTKNNFFTAANGDRASAANYYVFAIDGVRSGASIQAEYIMKGWPSTVFAIDINSGYEKEYRRTAGDNSRYFYASSYANLSAIESDVIAAITKCPVPQPVTTTDGSLMFADVSAPCLNSLIYLYPEDLTEGKDGGQNTMYLMTDFVYTITSCSRITSWEFSHWKSGYIDFMVWRPSGSNYKLVAYNTIYVSGKNTTTYTVVEYERIAVLHGDVIGWRSKGDNLVTSGPCLGPCAEGYKVSPNNVQIGEEFDWTNSGTSINGTAYAIKACLEDNEAIAFPTSTLSAKIPDHLPVGSFVTLLEPDGADYAEVVNYTVLQHPSYPNSMEYFNVGETSGQITVAKRFLKAKVKNDYAFLVRAKDSCNTTATATVSIQTQNMPPEVLGMPNIISITEETDGDTKLYTTIVEDPSGDSVCCSLESTLPKTNNFVVFGNDTGIRVNYSIMASDAPAFSYRQYNSYIVKLCCDDDEDKSTGVLIVNIKKPNKTTTYEPPGWFMLSIGLSCVPIFLMALMACVVLIQTMFVPEELKKK, translated from the exons CTTTTTGGGGAAGCTGGGGATCTTGGTCCGCTTGCCCCGGAGACTGTACCACCCACAACCTTGTCCGGTACCGGACCTGTGTCAAGCCAAGTGGCGGGTGTGGATCAGCGCCAGCAGATTATATCCCATGTAAAAGACTCGGGTGTTACT CATCGTCGGACATCAGCAGAAGTACCCCCGATAACAAGGTGTACTACAGTCTGACCACCGACTGTTTCGTCGCCACTGGACGGACATCCGTCGCCTTTAGAGCAAGGGCAAACAATGACGTCCATATTGCCTTGGCTAGTGAAGATAGCTCATCGAGTGGTACCCATTATGAAATTATCATCGGTGGCTGGGGTAACACGCAGTCTACAATTAGATTCGCCATTGGCGGAACTGCCTGTGTTTACCAATCTGGTTCTTACCTGACTCAAACTTATTTCGACGAATTTTGGTTTTCTTGGACCGGAAATTATGTCCGTGTAGGCACTGGAAGCTCACCTGGAAGTGGCATTTTCATGAGCTGCTATCATTCAACACCATATACTGTCAACTTTATTTGGATAAAAACGGGATATGGATCATCAGGAGAATGGAGGTTTCCTAATG ATGTTGCATGTTCACACGTTACTAACAGCTATGTCAGCATTACGACTGATGATACATCCTGCAACGGACGAAGTTACTATGCTTGCAATACGGGATACAAACAGGTCGCAGGAAACACACAGCGTACATGTGGATTTGGTGGAATTTTGTCTGGGTATCCACTAGTCTGCTCTA CTTCGACATGTAAAATCGACATAGTGTTCATCGTTGAAGCGTCGGCCTACACTTCTTCGATTCATTCAGCATTAATGACAACTATTGGCGATTTGGCGGGTAGTCTACAAATTTCTACAAGTAATATTTTAGCTGGAGTCATTACATATGACGATACTGTGGAGCTAAACATCGACCTCAATGACTACTACTATTCCGCTTCGACACTGGATAGCTCCATTACATCAATACCAATATCAAACGCAGCATCTACCGTAAACCTGGCTGAAGCTCTGCGAGTAGGATTTTACGACTTCTTCACATTATCCAAAGGAAACAGATTCACAGCTTTCAGACATTTTGTTGTGATTGCAAAAACATATTCTTCGCAGACAGGTGCCACAGTGGCCGATCAAATCagaatgaatttgaaaaatcagCTTTTCACCATAG GTATTTCTCCATCTGCTTCCTTAATCACGGACTTGAAAGCAATTGCGGGTGACGACAGCAGACATTTCGAAGTTAGTTCTACAGATGGTCTGTATAACCAATTCAACAATATTCTTCAGAAAATTGCTGTTTGTCCCGATGTAACATTTGAGACTATGACGGTTG aatgtGAGCTTGATATCGTATTTATAGTAGAGAGATACAATCTACGATACACCAAAAGATTTCTGGCGGAGTTGATggacaatataactatttcaaGTACTGGCATTAAAGTCGGTATGGTTTTATTTGATTCTGGTGCGTCAACTGTATTTAGACTAAACTCTTACACTTCCTCTGAATCTGTTCGAAGTGCCATAGAATCGATCTCGGAGACGAATCAGACAGACCATTTGGTAGACAAGGGATTGATAGAAGCCCGGGACAATGTGTTTACGGCCGCTAGAGGTGATCGAACAGATGCAAGTAACTACTACGTGATTATTGTTGGACCATTCGAAAGTTATCCGGAAGCTGTAGCAAAGGACATAAGGAGTAGTGGGAGCAACTACATCTTTTCTATTC ATATAGGTAATCAGTACCAGACCGAATACCAGAAGGCCGTTGATACATGTGGAGACTACACCAAGTATACAAATGTGGATTCTTACGAAAACCtgattaacattaaaaatgatatCCTCCAAAAAATCACATCATGTGAGAGCGTGAACATTACAATTCCAG acTGTCCATTAGACATTGTTTTCATCATGGAGGATACAGATGAACTAAGTGCCACAGATTTTAATGACATGAAAAGCTTTTTCGTAAGTTTGGTATCTCGTATGATCATCGGAGACACGGCAATTAAGATAGGGGTAGTGACGTACGCCGATGGGGCCACCACTGCTTTCCCGCTGAACCAGTACTCTACAGCCAATGGAGTCATTATGGGAATCACTAACATTAACCAGGGAAGTAATGCCTACAACAGGAGCAGCCGTTACGTGGATAGAGCCCTGAAATATATCCAGATGGAATTCTTTACCACAGGGAATGGTGACCGTTCAAACGCCGCCAACTACTACATCCTTCTGACTGGTGGACCGTCTGCCGGAAACAAAGCTGCTGCATTTGGATCAGCGATCAGATCCATAGCCTCCAGTAATCTATTCATTGTTg GCGTTAACATTTCCTCGAGTGATGTCCCTGAATTTCTTGATACCGTGGATGATGACAAATACCTGAAGGCCGTCAACTTTTCTGTTCTTCAATGTATCAACGATGTGGTCGTTCCCAATATCACTCAGTGTCCAGACTCGGTCACCCCGGCTAGTTTAGTCTCTCCAA gtTGCCAACTTGATATAGTTTTCATCATGGAAAAGACAGAAACGTCCTCCCATGAGAACTACGTGTTCCTGAAAAGTTTCTTCTCCAACATAGCACTACAGCTGGATGTATCCAGTAGCACTATACGTATTGGAGTCGTTACGTACGACACAGATGCGTACACAACAATTGCCCTGGACGCCTACATGACGCCTACAGATATCAGCTACCAGATTCTGAAATTAGCGGAAGGTACAGGCAAAAGAAACATGATCGACACCGCATTGGTTCACACCAAAAATAACTTCTTTACAGCAGCTAATGGAGACCGTGCGAGCGCTGCTAATTATTACGTGTTCGCCATAGACGGAGTAAGAAGTGGCGCCTCTATCCAGGCGGAATATATAATGAAAGGATGGCCCAGCACAGTGTTTGCTATTG ATATAAACAGTGGTTATGAAAAAGAGTATAGAAGAACAGCGGGGGATAATAGTCGATATTTTTATGCATCTTCTTATGCGAATTTATCCGCCATCGAATCTGACGTCATCGCAGCCATTACGAAATGTCCTGTGCCTCAACCAGTGACTACAACTGATGGTTCTCTCATGTTCGCCGATGTCT CTGCTCCCTGCCTGAACAGTCTCATCTATCTTTACCCTGAAGACCTGACAGAAGGAAAAGACGGCGGACAAA ATACGATGTACTTGATGACTGATTTTGTGTATACCATAACAAGTTGTTCACGCATCACTTCTTGGGAATTCTCCCATTGGAAATCTGGATACATTGACTTCATGGTTTGGAGGCCAAGTGGTAGTAATTATAAACTGGTGGCTTACAACACTATTTATGTTTCAG GTAAAAATACCACAACATACACGGTGGTTGAGTACGAGAGGATTGCTGTTCTTCATGGTGATGTCATTGGCTG GCGGAGCAAGGGAGATAACTTAGTGACAAGTGGACCATGTTTAGGACCATGTGCAGAGGGATACAAAGTGTCACCAAACAATGTTCAAATCGGAGAGGAGTTCGATTGGACTAACTCGGGCACGTCGATCAATGGGACTGCATATGCTATCAAAGCATGCCTAGAAGACA ATGAAGCAATAGCGTTTCCAACCTCGACACTCAGCGCTAAGATACCTGACCACTTACCTGTTGGATCTTTCGTTACGTTACTGGAGCCAGACGGCGCAGACTATGCTGAAGTCGTTAATTATACCGTCTTGCAACACCCATCGTATCCAAATTCTATGGAATATTTCAATGTTGGCGAAACATCAG GCCAAATTACAGTGGCGAAAAGATTCCTGAAAGCCAAAGTGAAGAATGATTATGCCTTCCTTGTCAGGGCTAAGGATTCTTGTAATACCACTGCAACGGCGACAGTTTCTATTCAAACACAGAATATG CCGCCTGAAGTCCTTGGTATGCCTAATATTATCTCCATAACTGAAGAAACCGACGgagatacaaaattgtatacaACAATTGTGGAAGATCCCAGCGGGGATAGCGTTTGTTGTTCATTAGAGAGTACGTTACCGAAGACGAATAATTTCGTGGTTTTCGGAAATGACACAGGAATCCGTGTCAATTATTCCATCATGGCCAGCGACGCTCCTGCATTTTCTTACAGACAATATAATTCTTACATCGTGAAGTTATGTTGTGACGACGACGAAGACAAATCAACCGGGGTACTTATTGTCAACATCAAGAaaccaaacaaaacaacaacgtATGAGCCGCCAG GATGGTTTATGTTATCAATCGGGTTATCCTGTGTGCCAATTTTCCTCATGGCTTTGATGGCATGTGTTGTGCTTATCCAAACAATGTTTGTTCCAGAAGaattaaagaagaaataa